GTACAAAGGGACAGAAACTGGAAAGTCAGCTGGATATGCTGCAGGAGGCGGGATGCATCAAGATCTTCTCCGAAAAGGTGAGCGGACGCAAGGCAGACCGCACAGCGCTGGAACAGTGTATGGAGTACATGCGGGAGGGCGACACGATGGTGATCACCAAGCTGGATCGGCTGGGCCGGACGACAAAACAGTTGATAGAACTCGCGACGACGCTGGAAAAACGCGGAATCGACCTTGAAATCATCAATATGAACGTCACGACGAAAGATCCGATGGGAAAGATGTTCTTTACGATGATGTCGGCATTTGCGGAACTGGAAGCAAGCTTGCTGAGCGAACGGACGAAGAAAGGTCTGGAATCAGCAAGGGCGCGCGGCAGAAACGGCGGCAGGCCTGGCATAACGGATGACAAGAAAGCGATGATACAGTCATTGTATGATACACAGAAATACACAGGGAAACAGATTGCAGAAATGGTTGGCGTATCAAGGGCGACTGTATATAAAGTTGTAAACGAATCAAAAGAAAACAGTTGAACAGCAACAGGAAACATAAAAAATGATGAATGGATGTTAAATGCCTGATCCGGTAATCACTGGATCGGGTATTAATTTGGTCAAATACTGGTAATTCTACAAGGTATTATTTTTCTTATTATAAAGTTTACATAATATATATTATAGGAAGTTATCTATATATCTGAAAGGTGCACCCTTTTTATCTTTTCTTCATATTCCCTATGATTATTCGTTTACTTTATTTTACCTCTGCCGGCCTTCTAACGACGTCGACCCCAACAGTCAAGTGATGGTTCCTTCTATATGCCTATAATCCTATAGATGATCTGTTATTGGATTCATCATATCCAATTTGCTGCAATCATTCCAATCTATTCAAACCTGTATTATATGTATATACATGTGTATCGGCTTTTTCGGCATAAAAAAACAGCTGCATCATATACAGCTGTCCCGTTGCTATCTTTTCCTTTCGTCATGTGGATGATCAGTTTGATCCACTTCCTGTGCGCCTGCATGTTCATCTGCAAGTGCCTTCTTCCGTCTGCGGCCTCTGACATACAGCCATGTCAGGACACTTACGATCAATGACAGTATCCCAAGGAATACGGCATAACCCATCAGCGGTTCCCAGTTGGTATCCTCCATGAAGTTCGGCACGATGAACGCTGTCAGTGCCATTATAATGAAAACGGCAATCGGCATGAGTATATATTTACTGGTGCTCAATGCAATGAGTACGCTGATGATGATTACCAGCAATATGCTGATTATATAGAAGCTTGGACTATCGATCATTCCGTTCACCTCCCTGAAGCATCTATTCCATACTCATATTCTCTTAAATCACAGCAACAAAACCTATTCATTTTGCTTTATTCATATTCGTATAATAAAAGATTTCAATTTTTAGAATTTTCCTGTATAATGGCCTTAATACTTCGGTTTCCGAAATTAAAGGAGTGTCAAAGAATGGAACAATTGAAATCCAGAAATGAAGTTGATGTGAATTATACATGGAACCTGACGGATCTGTTTGAATCTGATGAAGCATTCGAGCAGGCAGCAGAAAACATCCGCCCTGAAATAGAAAGCTACAGCAGAAAGTATGAAAACAGCCTGACAGATGCTTCGGTTGCAGTTGAAGCGATCGAAGGCTTCAAGGGTCTCATGGAGTCGCTGGTGCCGATCGGTGCATATGCGAACCTCAGGCTGTCTTCCGACCAAGGGGATGCATCGGCACAGCGTCTGAGTGGCATTGCGAGCAATATCGGTACATATTTCGGCAGTGAAACGAGTTTTCTGACAAGTGAACTGCTGCAGAAGGACGAATCATTCCTCAAGGATATCAGAACCCGGGCGCCGGAATTCGAAAACTTCGTGGATGAGCTGCTGAAACAGAAGCCGTACCAGCTGGATGCGAAAGTTGAAAAGGCACTTGCCTCCTACTCCACCGTTTTCGAAGGACCCTATAGCCTCTACCTGAAAACGAAGCTGCTGGACATCGATTTTGGGACATTCACAGCCAATGGACAGGAAATCCCCCTCTCCTACCTTGCTTTTGAAGGTGAACTTGAATCGCATGAAGATACTGAAGTGAGACGCAATGCGTTCCGTGCATTCAGCGATAAGCTCGCAGATTATCAGCACACGACGGCAGCAACATACGACCTCCAGCTGAAGCAGGAGAAGACGACTGCAGACCTCAGGGGCTTCGATTCGGTCATCGACTACCTGCTCCATCGCCAGGATGTGGATCAGACGCTCTATAACCGTCAGATCGACATGATCATGAGTGACCTTGCGCCACATATGAGACGCTATGCGAAGCTGCTCAAGCGAGTCCATGGCCTGGATGAGATGAAATACGAAGACCTCAAGATCTCCCTCGATCCGTCCTCTGAACCTGAAATCAGCGTAGAGGAATCCAGAAAGTACATCAATGATGCACTCGGCATCATGGGGGAAGACTATCTCAGCATGGTCAACCGTGCCTATGATGAGCGCTGGATCGACTTCGTGAAGAATAAGGGGAAATCGACCGGTGCCTTCTGTGCAAGCCCGTACGGTTCCCATCCATTCATCCTGATATCATGGACCTCCCTGATGACCGAAGTTTTCGTCCTTGCCCATGAACTGGGACATGCAGGGCATTTCTACAATGCCAACCGGGAACAGAATGTATTCGATGCAAGAAGTTCCATGTACTTCATAGAAGCACCGAGCACGATGAATGAAATGCTCATGGCGAACCATCTGCTCAAGAATTCGGACGATCCGAAATTCAAGCGCTGGGTCATCAGTTCCATCATTTCAAGGACGTACTACCACAACTGTGTGACACACCTGCTTGAAGCTGCCTATCAGCGTGAAGTGTACAAGAAGGTGGACAATAACGAAAGCGTTTCTGCACCGGAACTGAACCGCCTCAAACGTCAGGTGATCGAGGAATTCTGGGGAGAAGATGTGACGATCACCGAAGGTGCCGAACTCACATGGATGAGACAGCCGCACTACTACATGGGTCTCTACCCGTACACATATTCCGCCGGCCTGACCATTGCGACCGCAATGAGCAAACGGGTGCTGAACGAAGGGCAGCCTGCCGTCGATGACTGGCTGAAGGTGCTCAAGTCCGGAGGCACGAAATCGCCTGTCGAACTGGCCCAGATGGCGGGTGTAGATGTAACGACGGACCAGCCCCTGCGTGATACGATCGATTATATCGGGGAGCTTGTGGATCAGCTTGAAGCACTGACGGAAGAAATAGAAGGATAGAAAAAACCGGTAATCGAATTTCGATTACCGGTTTTCTTTGAGCACTGTCTCTTTAGATGTCTGTTCTACTTTCCCCTCCTTCATCAGGCGGCCGAGTGCGCGCTTGAAGGAGCCTTTCGACATGTTGAATGCCTCTTTGATGTCCTCTGGTGAGCTTTTGTCGTTCAGCGGCATGCGTCCGCCATTTTTAGTGATGTAGTCCAGCAGCTTCTCGCTGTCGGCATCCATCTTCTTGTATGCCTGCTGTATGAAGGAACCGTTGATTTCCCCCTTGTCGTTGATGCCGATGACCCTGAACTTTTTCAGTTCGCCGAGCCTCGGTTCATCCTCGCGCTCGCTCTCATGCACAAAAACCTTATGCCCATCTTCGGTCAGAAGGAAGGTGCCGATGCGGAGAAGGCGGTACGGACGCCCTTCCATCCACTTGTTCTTCAGTTCCTCGAACTTGGATGCTTCAATCGGGGTGAAGCGTTCTGCTGCTTCATTTTCAGTGATGAGCCTGCCGTACAGCTGGCTGTCGCTCTCCGCCCTCAACTTGAGGTAGAGCTTATCGCCCTCCTTCGGCCACACGCTCTTCACTTTGGGAAGGTCGATCCATGGCACCAGTATCTCCCGGGGTATGCCGATATCCACAAAGGCCCCCTCCCGGTTCACTTCCGTAACAGTGGCATAGCCATACTGTTCCACTGAAGCGTCAGGGACGACAGGTGCTGCAAACAGTTCGCCACTTCTGTTCGGATAGATGAAGGCGCTGATTTCCTCGCCGATTTCATACTCCCTGTCTGAAGTCGATGCGTTCATCCGGATGTAGAGTGCATCCTCCGTCTTCAGATGATAAGTGGATCCTTCCTTCTTGATCACTTCCAAAAATTGTACTGTACCTGATATCTGGTTCATATATTATCTCCTTCATTATTATAGATCGTTTCAATCACTTCGGTCATATCTTCATTGATGACAAGATCTGCCTCCTCATCGAATGGCGTGTCATCCCGGTTGATGATGACCAGATGACTCCCATTGAAATAGTTGATGAGGAATGCTGCAGGGTTCACGAGCAGCGATGAGCCCATCACCACCAATGTATCTGCCTTCGCCAGTTTGTCTATGGCAGAATTTATGACGGTTTCATCAAGCATTTCCCCATAGAGTACGATATCCGGCCTGAGTACACCGCCACATTCGCAATGTGACAAGTTCTCGGCCATCACGGTCTGTTTGCTATATGCTTTATGACATGCTGTGCAGTAGAACCGGTTGAGAGACCCATGGAGTTCATCCACATTCCGGCTGCCTGCATCGTGGTGCAGCCCGTCGATATTCTGGGTAATGACTCCGAGCGACCGCCCTGTCCTTTCTTCATGGGCGATGAAATCATGGACGATGTTCGGTGCCTTGTCTGCAAGCATCAGGCGTTTCCTGTAGAAACGGATGAAACTTTCCGGGTCATCCTCCAGGTGCTCCCTGCTCAAAAGGTATTCCGGCGAATGGCCTGCCCTGCTGATCTCATCGAACAGACCACCCATACTTCTGAAATCGGGGATGCCGCTTTTGACCGACACCCCTGCACCAGTGAAAAATACGGTACGACGACTCTCATCCATTATAGTGGAAAATCGGCGCAATTCGTGCTCCATTGGTATCCGCCCTCCTAGAATTATATTTCAATGGTACCATAAATGTGTTATCATCGCTTAAGAATATACTAAAGGAGAATGCCTATGCTACAGGTTATAGATGTTGGTCTGAGGTTTGGCGACCGCAAACTGTTTGAAGATGTAAATATAAAGTTCACTCCGGGCAACTGCTACGGGTTGATCGGTGCGAATGGTGCCGGAAAATCCACATTCCTCAAGATACTTTCAGGAGAAATGGAGGCGCAGACGGGCCATGTGAGCATGGCGAAGGATGAGCGTCTTGCCGTCCTGAAACAAGACCACTTCGGATATGAGGAATACCGTGTCCTGGATGTCGTAATGATGGGCCACGCGAAACTTTGGGAAGTCATGAATGAAAAGAATGAAATATATATGAAGCCGGATTTCTCAGATGAGGATGGCATACGTGCTGCAGAACTCGAAGGCGAATATGGTGAAATGGGCGGCTGGACGGCCGAATCCGATGCCGAAAGCCTGCTGCATGGCCTCGGCATAGATTCAACCCTCGTGGACAAGAACATGTCCGAGCTTGAAAACAACCAGAAAGTCAAAGTCCTGCTTGCACAAAGTCTGTTCGGCAACCCTGACGTACTGCTCCTCGATGAGCCGACCAACGGCCTCGACATACAGGCAATCCAATGGCTTGAAGAATTCCTGATCAATTTCGACAATACTGTCATCGTGGTTTCCCACGACCGCCATTTCCTTAATAATGTGTGTACCCATATTGCCGACCTCGACTTCGGAAAGATACAGCTATATGTAGGCAACTATGATTTCTGGTACCAATCCAGCCAATTGGCCCAGCAGATGGCCCAGGATCAGAACAAGAAGAAGGAAGAGAAAATCAAGGAACTGAAGGACTTCGTTGCACGGTTCAGTGCGAACGCCTCCAAGTCCAAACAGGCGACAAGCCGTAAGAAGACGCTTGAAAAGATCGAACTCGAGGACATCAAGCCATCTTCCAGAAGGTATCCGTTCGTGAAGTTCACACCGGAACGTGAAATCGGCAATGATCTGCTCTATGTCAAAGGGCTCACGCACAGTGTCGATGGAAACAAAGTGCTGGACAACGTCAGCTTCACGCTGGATCCGTATGACAAGGCGGTCCTGATCGGCTCCTCTGAAATTGCACGCACCACCCTCCTCCGTATCCTGGCCGGTGAACTCACTCCGGACGAAGGTGAAGTCAAATGGGGAGTGACGACAAGCCAGAGCTATATGCCGAAGGACAACTCGGAATATTTCGAAGGCGTCAATACGAACCTTGTCGACTGGCTGCGCCAGTACGCGCCACCTGAAGAACAGACGGAAACCTTCCTGAGAGGATTCCTCGGAAGGATGCTGTTCAGCGGCGAAGAAGCCAAGAAGAAGGCAAGCGTATTGTCCGGTGGGGAAAAAGTCCGTGCAATGCTGTCGAAGATGATGCTCTCCAAGGCGAACGTCATCCTGCTCGACGAACCGACCAACCACCTGGATCTCGAAAGCATCACTGCAGTGAATGATGGGCTCAAAGACTTCAAAGGCTCCATCATATTCACTTCCCATGACTTTGAATTCATCAATACGATCACGAACAAGGTCATTGAACTGAAGGACTCCGGCGCAATAGTCAAAGAGTCCACCTATGAGGAGTACCTGAAAGACCAGGGTCTCATAAAATCGTAATTTATAGACAATTCCATATATTTTTGAAAAAGTAGTTTACATGCATTGGTTATGTATGTATAATGGCATTTATAAAATTAAATATCAGTTGGATGAGGCGCATCAATCATCAGTAGCCACTTAATATATAGTCTGCGAACTTTAAGTGTGTGAAAGGGTGCGATGCCGAAATGGCCTGCCGTTGCAGCGGCAAGCCATTGGATTTGAGGGTTAAGAGCTCCAGGTCTGTCATTATTTTTACAATAATGGAGTGCATCACTTGTGTATAGATCAGAACAAGTCCGGCATTCCGCCGGGCTTGTTTTTTTTAGTTTGAGTGAGTGCTTCCCCACAGGAGGACATATGGAAACGAGTGTTTTGAAATTTGGCGGAACATCAGTCGGTAATTTCGACAAGATAAAAGATATTGCGAATGAATTGAAATCAAGGGTTTCACGGGGAGAAAAGCTGATTGTTGTAGTCAGTGCAATGGGCGGTACGACAGATGAACTGCTGTTGAATGCAAACAGCCTCTCCTCCACTCCCAAGGAGGATCATGTGGCACTGCTGCTGACTACAGGAGAACAGCAGACCATCTCCTACCTCTCGATCGTCCTTGAAGATCTTGGGATACGGACAAAGGCGATGACAGGCTACCAGGCAGGCATAAAGACATTTGGCGGGCACATGAAAAGCAGGATTGCGGATATTGACCAGAAGCATCTGGAAGCCGCATTGGATAACCACGATGTCGTCGTAATCGCCGGATTCCAGGGCATCAACGATGAAATGGAGATCACCACACTCGGCCGCGGAGGTTCCGACACGACAGCGGTGGCCATAGCAGCCCGGTGCAACATGCCGTGTGAAATATATACGGATGTGGATGGTGTCTATGCGACCGACCCGCGTGTATATGAAGAGGCAGGAAGGATCTATGAAATCACTTACGATGAAATGATGGAAATGAGTGCCCTCGGGGCAGGCGTTCTTGAAACACGGTGCATAGAGATTGCAAAGAACCATTCGATCCCCCTCTACTTGGGCCGCACACTATCAGATGAGAAAGGAACATGGATCATGGAAGATACACAAGTTCTCGAAAGGAAGGCAGTAACCGGTGTGGCGCTCGACAGTGACATCATTCATGTCACCCTGTACGAACCGGAAAGGGAGTCGACCCTCATCTTCGATCTTTTCGAAAAGTTCGAGGCCCATGACATCAACATCGATATGATCTCCCAGGTGGTGAACAGTGAAGGGTTCCAGTTGTCCTTCACCGTCAAAGGAAATGAATCCTATCGCCTGGATGAGATATTCGAAGCGGTCGAACGCCTCCACCCGGAGATGGTGATGGATGTCAGGACAAACCACTCAAAAGTTTCAATCATCGGTTCCGGGATGCGTGATATGACCGGTGTCGCCTCACGGGCGTTCATGGCATTGCAGCAGGCCGGCATCCCCTTCTATCAGACGACGACTTCGGAAATCAGCATTTCCTATGTCGTGGATGGTGAAAAGGACAGGCAGGCAGTCGAAGTATTGGCGAAAAAATTCAATCTATAAAATCAGGAGGAATCGTTATGGTCAAGGTAGCAATAGTTGGAGCGACGGGTGTCGTCGGAAGTAAAATGATAGAAATGTTCGAACAGTACGAGATAGCAGCAGATGAGCTTGTCCTCTTCTCTTCCCCACGATCTGCAGGCAAGGAGGTCGAGGTGCAGGGACAGATGTATACAGTCCGGGAATTGACTGAGGAAGCGGCAAAGGAAGGCTTCGATTATGTCATCATGAGTGCCGGCGGCGGTACAAGCAAGCACTTCGCCCCACTATTTGAAGAAAGCGGCGCGATTGTGATAGACAACTCAAGCCAATGGCGGATGCATGAGGACATCGACCTGATCGTACCGGAAATCAACAGGCCCGTCCTTGACCGCAGGATCATCGCCAACCCGAACTGCTCCACAATCCAGTCTGTTGTCGCCCTTCAGCCGCTGAAGGAGAAATTTGGCCTCAATAGAGTGCATTACACGACATACCAGGCAGTATCCGGCTCAGGTGTCGGCGGCCTGCGCGACCTTGAAGAAGGGGCGAAGGGAGAAGCGCCGACGACCTACCCGCACCCAATCCATGATAATGTCCTTCCGCATATAGACGTCTTCCAGGAAGATGGCTATACGAAAGAGGAAAGGAAGATGATCGACGAAACACAGAAGATCCTGAGCCAGCCAGACCTCGCCGTTACAGCAACATGCGTCCGCGTACCTGTTACAAACAGCCATGCCGTGCAGATCAACGTCACTCTGGACAAGGAAGCGACGGTCGAAGAAGTGCGTGAAGCATTCAAGGGCATCCCCCATATCAAACTGGTGGACAATCCGGAGAACAATGAGTATCCGACTCCCCTTGACAGCACTGGAAAAAGCGAAGTCTTCGTCGGGCGCATCCGCAAGGACGAGTCACTCGAAAACACATTCCATATATGGTGTACAGCAGACAACCTTCTCAAAGGCGCAGCGCAGAATACGGTACAGATCCTAAAAATGATGATGGAAACGGAGAGTGTTCAAAATGGATAGCGATATTATTTTTGAAGGTATTGGCGTAGCAATCACGACCCCTCTGACGAATGACGAAGTGGATTATGCGGCGTTCAGGAAGCATATCGAGTATCTGATCGACAACAATGTCCAGGCGATCATCGTAAATGGTACAACCGGCGAGTCCCCTACACTGTCTTCAGATGAAGCGCGCGAACTGCTCAAGGTGGGTGTGGATACGGTCGCAGGCAGGGTTCCTGTCATCGCAGGCACCGGTACAAACTCGACCCGTGCCAGCATAGAACTGTCCAAATATGCAGCAGAGATCGGAGCAGATGCCTTGATGCTCATTACGCCCTACTACAACAAAAGCAATCAGAGCGGCCTCTATCAGCATTTCACCAAAATTGCAGACAGCACGGAGCTTCCAGTCGTCCTCTACAACGTCCCTGGCAGGACGGGCATGACCATCGAGCCGGATACGGTTGCAGAATTGAGCAGGCACCCGCACATCGTGGCATTGAAAGATGCCGTGGGCGACCTCGAATACACCAAGGAAGTGCTCGAACTGACGTCAGACCAGAATTTCATCCTTTACAGCGGTAATGACGACAATATGCACGATTTCTGCCAGCTGGGTGGAAAAGGACTGATTTCCGTGGTCGGCAACATCATTCCGGGCGAGCTTCAGGAAGTCTATGAAAGCATAAAGAATGGCAGCGGGGATTCACAAGAGAAGTTCGACGCCTTGATGCCGATGATCAAAGCCGTACAGGTGGATGTCAATCCGATCCCTGTCAAAGCGATGACGAGTGAACTTGGTTTCGGCAATTATGAACTCAGGTTGCCGCTTGTTCCCCTCGAAGAGGAGGCATTGAATGAAGTGATCCAGACAATGAGAAAATTCAAGGAGGGTTCCTTCGTATGAAGATCCTTCTCATAGGCTACGGCACAATGAACAAAATCACAGCAAGACTTGCCGAAGAAGAGGGACATGAGATCGTCGGAATCATCGCAGGCAGCGGCAAGGATGCCCCCTACCCTGGCTTCAAAACGATTGACGAGGCAGGAGCGGATGTCGCTATCGACTTCTCGCACCCGGAACTGCTGCTCCCTCTGCTTGAGGATGATGTGAAGACTCCCCTTGTGATCGCCACGACGGGACAGAAGGAGGAAATCGTCTCCATACTGAAGGAAAAAAGCACTTCCCTGCCGGTATTCTTCAGTGCCAATATGAGCTACGGTGTCCATGTGATGAATACGCTGCTCAAGAAGGCGTTGACGGTGCTGGACGAATTCGACCTTGAGATGGTGGAACGCCACCACAACAAAAAGGTCGATGCACCAAGCGGCACACTCGTCAAGCTGCTGGATACGGCCCTGGAGCACCGCGATGGAAGCTATCCGGTCTATGACAGATCCAATGTCCACGAGAAGCGGAAGAAGGAAGAGATCGGCGTCAGTGCAATCCGCGGCGGTTCCATTGTAGGTACGCATGATGTTATATTTGCCAAAGATGATGAAGTCATCGAAATCACCCATCAGGCACAATCCAAGGAAATATTTGCAAATGGTGCACTCAAGGCCGCAAATGTCCTGGTCAATCGTCCGAACGGCTTTTACGACTACAATAATTTATTCGAGGAGAGATAGGAAAATGGAAAACTTTACAGCAGAAGAAATCATCCAGTACATCAGTAATGCACACAAGGTGACGCCAGTGAAAGTCTACGTCAACGGAAACTTTGAAGGCGTGGAATTCCCGGATACACTCAAGGTGTTCGGCAGCGAAACATCAAAGACCATCTTTGCAGACCTGGCGGACTGGAAGGCATTCGAAGAATACAACAAAGATGTCATCACAGACATTGAAGTTGAAATGGACAGAAGGAACTCTGCAATTCCCCTGAAAGACCTGTCGGAAACGAATGCACGTATAGAGCCGGGTGCGTTCATCCGTGAGAATGCAGTGATTGAAGACGGTGCAGTGGTCATGATGGGAGCAACGATCAATATCGGTGCAATCGTCGGAGAAGGCACAATGATTGATATGAATGCCTCCCTCGGCGGACGTGCTGTTACAGGGAAAAATGTCCATGTGGGTGCAGGTTCGGTACTCGCCGGCGTCATCGAGCCGCCAAGTGCTTCCCCGGTCGTCATTGAAGATGATGTCCTGATCGGTGCAAATGCCGTCATCCTTGAAGGTGTAAGGGTCGGCAAAGGTGCGATTGTAGCAGCAGGCGCAATCGTTACGGATGATGTTCCAGCAGGAGCGGTTGTAGCAGGCACACCTGCAAAAGTCATCAAGCAGTCCCAGGATGTGGACAGCTCCAAGAGGGAAATCGTTTCAGCTCTGAGGAAGCTTAATGACTGATCTTGAATTTGTGACTGAACACAGACGGATGTTGCATCAGCATCCTGAAACGAGCATGCAGGAGTACAGGACGACCGAATACATCATTGAATTCCTGCAGCAGATGGAAATACCTTTTGAACGGCCTCTTGAAACAGGGGCCGTTGCTCATCTGTCGGGAAACTCCGATCGGACGATCGCCTTCAGGGCGGATATAGATGCCCTGCCGATACAGGAGAAAAATGATATACCCTACCGCAGCACAGAAGATCATGCCATGCATGCGTGTGGGCATGACGGCCATACGGCGGCCCTGATGCTTTTTGCCAAACGCTGTAAAGCTTTGCATGATGCAGGAGAACTGAGGCACAATGTGATATTCATTTTCCAGCCTTCTGAGGAGACAGCGGCAGGCGCCAACCAGCTGATTGATGCATGGCAGCCTGAGGAAGAAATCGAAGCGGTGTTTGGCGTCCATATGATGCCGAATGAAGATGAGGGTAAAGTGGTGCTCCGGGACGGTGAAATCACTGCAAGTGCAACTGAATTCCGTTTCTACGTGGATGGAAGATCGGCCCATGTGGCGGCGAAGCATGAGGGTGTATCAGCGATAGAGACACTGCTTCATCTCACGACGCAGTTGACACAGCTCCAGCACTTCCACCTGAATGGCCTGAACCGAAACATCATCCATATCGGAAACCTGAATGCGGGGGAAGCCATCAACACTGTTGCAAGCAGAGGCTACCTCGAAGGTACGATACGGACTTATGAGATGACGGATTTTGAGGCGATAAAGGAACGGATGGAAACGTTGGCCCGCACGGCCACTGAACTGTTCAGTTCCAAGGTGGAGGTCACCTTCAATGAAGGATATCCACCGGTGATGAATGCGGATGCGCTGAGGCCGTCTGTAGAAGCGGCCCTGACTGCCATAGATATTAACATCATCGACAGCGAAAAGCCCTACCTGTTCGGGGAGGACTTCAGTTTCTACAACCGGATTGCGCCCTCCTATTTCATATTTTTCGGGAGCCGTAATGAGGAGAAGGGATTTACAAGCAGCCTGCATACATCGACATTCGATTTTGATGAAGCCGTACTCGTTAAAGTGGCGGATTATTATGAAGCGCTGATGGAAGAATTATAAGAAGGAAGTGGATGGAATGGGTGGCACACTCACAATAGACAGAAAACAGTTCATACAGACAGCCGAAGGGGCAGCAGGAGGCAATGATGTCATCGCTGTGGTCAAAAACAACGCATACAATTATGGTCTGGAATTTTCAGTAAGGGCATTTCTTGAGGCTGGCATCCATTCGTTCGCTACCACTTCAATGGATGAAGCGCTTGAGATCAGAAGGATTTCACGTGAGGCGATGGTTTTCCTGATGAATCCGACCTATGATCTTGAGACCGTCAGGGAGAATGGATTCCATATCACCCTGCCCTCCCTCGAATATTATCATGAGTACAGAGAGGCGCTCTCCGGCATCAGTGTACATCTGGAATACGCTGGACTCTTCAACCGTTCCGGCTTCGGTACATCCGAAGAGATGATTGAAGTCATCAACGATGTCCATGCCCTTCCCCGTCATGCAAGGGTGGATGTTGCAGGCGTCTGGACCCATTTCGGCTATGCCGATGAACTGGATATGGAAGAATACGATGTGGAAAGGGAATTATGGATGTCCCTCC
The sequence above is drawn from the Salinicoccus roseus genome and encodes:
- the dapA gene encoding 4-hydroxy-tetrahydrodipicolinate synthase; amino-acid sequence: MDSDIIFEGIGVAITTPLTNDEVDYAAFRKHIEYLIDNNVQAIIVNGTTGESPTLSSDEARELLKVGVDTVAGRVPVIAGTGTNSTRASIELSKYAAEIGADALMLITPYYNKSNQSGLYQHFTKIADSTELPVVLYNVPGRTGMTIEPDTVAELSRHPHIVALKDAVGDLEYTKEVLELTSDQNFILYSGNDDNMHDFCQLGGKGLISVVGNIIPGELQEVYESIKNGSGDSQEKFDALMPMIKAVQVDVNPIPVKAMTSELGFGNYELRLPLVPLEEEALNEVIQTMRKFKEGSFV
- a CDS encoding M20 metallopeptidase family protein → MTDLEFVTEHRRMLHQHPETSMQEYRTTEYIIEFLQQMEIPFERPLETGAVAHLSGNSDRTIAFRADIDALPIQEKNDIPYRSTEDHAMHACGHDGHTAALMLFAKRCKALHDAGELRHNVIFIFQPSEETAAGANQLIDAWQPEEEIEAVFGVHMMPNEDEGKVVLRDGEITASATEFRFYVDGRSAHVAAKHEGVSAIETLLHLTTQLTQLQHFHLNGLNRNIIHIGNLNAGEAINTVASRGYLEGTIRTYEMTDFEAIKERMETLARTATELFSSKVEVTFNEGYPPVMNADALRPSVEAALTAIDINIIDSEKPYLFGEDFSFYNRIAPSYFIFFGSRNEEKGFTSSLHTSTFDFDEAVLVKVADYYEALMEEL
- a CDS encoding aspartate-semialdehyde dehydrogenase, translating into MVKVAIVGATGVVGSKMIEMFEQYEIAADELVLFSSPRSAGKEVEVQGQMYTVRELTEEAAKEGFDYVIMSAGGGTSKHFAPLFEESGAIVIDNSSQWRMHEDIDLIVPEINRPVLDRRIIANPNCSTIQSVVALQPLKEKFGLNRVHYTTYQAVSGSGVGGLRDLEEGAKGEAPTTYPHPIHDNVLPHIDVFQEDGYTKEERKMIDETQKILSQPDLAVTATCVRVPVTNSHAVQINVTLDKEATVEEVREAFKGIPHIKLVDNPENNEYPTPLDSTGKSEVFVGRIRKDESLENTFHIWCTADNLLKGAAQNTVQILKMMMETESVQNG
- the dapD gene encoding 2,3,4,5-tetrahydropyridine-2,6-dicarboxylate N-acetyltransferase → MENFTAEEIIQYISNAHKVTPVKVYVNGNFEGVEFPDTLKVFGSETSKTIFADLADWKAFEEYNKDVITDIEVEMDRRNSAIPLKDLSETNARIEPGAFIRENAVIEDGAVVMMGATINIGAIVGEGTMIDMNASLGGRAVTGKNVHVGAGSVLAGVIEPPSASPVVIEDDVLIGANAVILEGVRVGKGAIVAAGAIVTDDVPAGAVVAGTPAKVIKQSQDVDSSKREIVSALRKLND
- the dapB gene encoding 4-hydroxy-tetrahydrodipicolinate reductase → MKILLIGYGTMNKITARLAEEEGHEIVGIIAGSGKDAPYPGFKTIDEAGADVAIDFSHPELLLPLLEDDVKTPLVIATTGQKEEIVSILKEKSTSLPVFFSANMSYGVHVMNTLLKKALTVLDEFDLEMVERHHNKKVDAPSGTLVKLLDTALEHRDGSYPVYDRSNVHEKRKKEEIGVSAIRGGSIVGTHDVIFAKDDEVIEITHQAQSKEIFANGALKAANVLVNRPNGFYDYNNLFEER